In Pseudomonas campi, the sequence GCGTTCTCGGCTCAGGTGACGGAGCGCGACACCGCTGATCTGCCAGTCGGCGATGTGCTGATCCGTGTGCAGTACTCCTCGCTCAACTACAAGGATGCCTTGTCCGCCAGTGGTAACCGTGGCGTGACCAGGAGCTATCCGCATACGCCCGGCATCGATGCCGCCGGGGTGGTCGCCGAGTCGCGGGTGCCCGAGTTTGCGGTGGGCGATGAGGTGATCGTCACTGGCTACGACCTGGGCATGAATACCGCCGGTGGTTTTGGCCAGTACATCCGTGTGCCGGCGGCCTGGGTGATCAAACGCCCGGCCGGGCTCAGCCTGCGTGAAGCGATGCTGCTCGGTACGGCTGGGCTGACCGCCGCGCTGTGCGTGGACAAGCTGGAGCAGGCCGGTTTGACCCCTGAGGCAGGCCCGGTGCTGGTGACCGGCGCCACTGGAGGGGTGGGCAGTGTTGCCGTGGCCTTGCTGGCGCGTCTGGGCTACAGCGTGGCCGCTGCCACCGGCAAGGTCGAGCAGGGCGAGTTCCTGCGCCAGCTCGGGGCGCAGCAGATCGTGCCGCGCAGTGAACTGCAGGAAGGCATCGACAAGCCGATGCTCAAGGAGCGTTGGGCTGGCGCGGTGGATACGGTGGGTGGCGACATCCTGTTCAACGTGGTCAAGTCGCTGCGCTATGGCGCCAGCGTGGCCTGTTGCGGGCTGACTGCCGGGGTCGGTTTCAAGGCCAATGTCATGCCCTTCATCCTGCGTGGCGCCAACCTGTTGGGCGTGGACTCGGTGGAACTACCGCTGGTGGTCAAGGCGTCCATGTGGGACAAGCTGTCCGTGCAGTGGAAGCTCGGCAACCTCGAGGCCCTGGCGCGGGAAGTGGGGCTGCAAGCGTTGCCGCAGGAGATCGAGCAGATCCTCGCGGGCAAGCAGGTCGGTCGGGTGCTGGTCAATCTCGGCTGATCGGCGTGACGTGACAGAAGGCCCGGCTTATGCCGGGCCTTTGCGTTTCAGGCGATCAGGCCTGGCTGACATACATGGTGATTTCGGCGCGAAACACCGGCTTGTCACCAACATAGGCCATTACCGGCACTTTCACATCGCCCAGCTGGCTCCAGTCGATGGCGCTGCCGTCGGCCACGGCGCGAATGTCGCCATCGGCCTTGGCCAGGTATTCCACGGTCATGCCGCGTGGGATCCAGCGGCAGCCCTTGGGGATCGAGGCGTCGGTCATGGTGCCGGCGGCCAGTTCGGCGGCGTTGCACAGGGCGATGGCATGCACGGTGCCCAGGTGGTTGAGCACCTCACGGCGCTTGGCGAAGGTCACTTCGGCGTAACCCGCGCGCAGCTCGACGAACTGCGGGGCGATGCTGGCGAAGTAGGGGGCGACCTGACCGATCATGGCACTGAACTGCGCCGGGCCGGCTTGTTGGTACATCTGCATCATCTGACTCATGGGTGCTCCTGGAATGGCAAATACATTGAAGAGAAGCGCGCGCCGAGGCAGTATACGGTTATTGGAATTAAATTCTAGAAGAATATTCTAGTGCTGAGTGTTAAGGAATCCCATGGCCCGTCCCTCGCGCAAAAACGAAATTCTCCAGGCTGCCCTGGCCTGCTTTACCGAGTTTGGCGTGGATGCCACGACCATCGAGATGATTCGCGACCGTTCCGGCGCCAGCATCGGCAGCCTGTATCACCACTTCGGTAACAAGGAACGCATCATCGCGGCGCTCTATCTGGCCGGTACGGGCGAGTATGCCGAGCTGCTGGAGCAGGGCTTCAGCACGGCCAATAGCGCCGAGGCCTGCGTCAAGCTGCTGGTGACCAGCTACATCGACTGGGTGGCGGCCAATCCGGACTGGGCGCGCTTCATCCTGCACAGTCGCGGCCGGGTCGAGGCCAGTGAGCGCGGCGATGAACTGCGCGAGGCCAACCGCCTGCATTTCCAGCGGATCTTCGAGGCGCTGTCCGGCTATCGGGAGCAGGGCCTGTTCAAAGTCATGCCGGCCGACTGCTTCGCCTCGGTGATCATCGGCCCGACCCATGACTTTGCCCGCAACTGGCTGGCCGGGCGCACTCAGACCGAACTGGCCGACTGCCGCCAATTGCTGGCGCAGGTGGCCTGGGAGTCGGTACGCGCCAATCCGTAGGAGCGCGCTAGGCACGACAGGTTCAGTAGCCCGGATGCAATCCGGGAAGCAGGCGGCTCCGCTCCCGGATTGCATCCGGGCTACGGCGGGTTTGGAATAAAAAAGCCCCGCACGTGGCGGGGCTTTTCATGCTGCTGGCCGTGCTCAGGCCCGGCGGCGGAACAGCGGCTGCGGCTGGTCGGCAGACGCCTGGTAGACCTCGGAGAATTCCTCGAAGGCTTTCAGGGCATCGAGCGGGTCTTTGTCTGCACGCAGGGCGAAGGCATCGAAGCCGACGCGCTGGTAGGAAAGCAGCTGGTCACGCAGCACATCACCAATCGCTCGCACCTCGCCCTTGTAGCCGTAGCGGGTACGCAGCAGGTAGGCGCTGGAGCAGTGGCGGCCGTCGGTGAAGGCGGGGAAGTTCAGGGCGATCACCTGGAAGTTGTCCAGCTGGTCGGCGATCTCTTCGATTTCCTCACCGGCTTCCAGCCATACGCCGAGGCCGCCATCGCGGGCCTTCAGCGCATGAGCATGCTCGCGCCACAGGGCCAGCGGCACGATCAGGTCGTCGCAGTTGGAGATGCCATCGAGCGTGGCGTCCTTGGGCAGCAGGTGCCAGGTTTCGTCGAGCACCTGGCCGTTCTTAATGATTCGCTGCATATACACGCTCCTTGAACGGGTCGACGCCAACGCGGCGGAAGGTGTCGAGGAAGCTTTCTTCATCGGTGCGCTGTTCGACGTAGACCTTGATGATCTTGTCGATCACGTCGGCCATGTCCGCTTCGGCGAAGGAGGGGCCGAGGATCTGCGCCAGGCTGGCGTCACGGCCGGCGCTGCCGCCGAGGGACACCTGGTAGAACTCCTGGCCTTTCTTGTCCACGCCGAGGATGCCGATGTGACCGACGTGGTGGTGGCCACAGGCGTTCATGCAACCGGAAATGTTCAGGTCGATATTGCCGATGTCGAACAGGTAGTCCAGATCATCGAAGCGACGCTGGATGGCTTCGGCGATCGGGATCGACTTGGCATTGGCCAGCGAGCAGAAGTCGCCGCCCGGGCAGCAGATGATGTCGGTCAGCAGGCCGACGTTCGGCGTGGCGAAACCGTTCTCGCGCAGTTCGCCCCAGAGGGTAAACAGCTGCGCCTGCTCGACGTCGGCGAGGATGATGTTCTGGTTATGGCTGTTGCGCACTTCGCCGAAGCTGTAGCGATCGGCCAGGTCGGCGATGGCATCCAGCTGCTTGTCGGTGACATCGCCCGGTGCCACGCCGGTAGGCTTCAGCGACAGGGTCACGGCGACATAGCCGGGGCGCTTGTGGGCGAAGGTGTTGCGCTGACGCCAGCGGGCGAAGCCCGGATGCTCGGCGTCGAGCTGGGCGAGGGCAGCATCCTGGTCGGCCAGGGCCGCATAGGCCGGGTCGATGAAGTGGGCGGCCACACGGGCGACCTCGGCTTCGGTCAGGGTGGTCGGGCCATCCTTGAGGTGGGCCCACTCGGCGTCCACGCGCTCGGCGAACACCTCAGGCGTCAGCGCCTTGACCAGGATCTTGATGCGCGCCTTGTACTTGTTGTCGCGACGGCCATAGCGGTTGTACACGCGCAGGATGGCGTCGAGATAACTGATCAGATGCTGCCACGGCAGGAATTCGTTGATGAAGCTGCCGACGATCGGCGTACGGCCCAGGCCACCACCGACGGAAACGCGGAAGCCCAGCTCGCCGGCGGCGTTCTGCACAGCCTCCAGGCCGATGTCATGCACCTCGATGGCGGCGCGGTCGCTCACTGCACCGTTGACGGCGATCTTGAACTTGCGCGGCAGGTGGGTGAACTCCGGGTGGAAGGTCGACCACTGACGGATGATCTCGCACCAGGGGCGCGGATCGATAAGTTCGTCCTTGGCCACGCCAGCGAATTGATCGGTGGTGGTGTTGCGGATGCAGTTGCCGCTGGTCTGGATCGCGTGCATCTGCACGGTGGCCAGCTCGGCGAGGATGTCCGGCACGTCTTCGAGGTCCGGCCAGTTGAACTGCACGTTCTGCCGGGTGCTGATGTGCGCGTAACCCTTGTCGTAGTCGCGAGCGATCTTGGCCATCATGCGTACCTGGGCCGAAGACATCAGGCCGTAAGGCACGGCCACGCGCAGCATGGGCGCGAAGCGCTGGATATACAGGCCATTCTGCAGGCGCAGGGGGCGGAACTCCTCACCGGAGAGTTCGCCGGCCAGATAGCGGCGGGTCTGGTCGCGGAACTGCTTGACGCGGTCCTCGACGATCCGTTGATCGTACTCGTCGTATACGTACATATATGTCCTGTGGTTCAGGCTACTGCTTTTTCAGACAGCTAGGGCTTTTGCGCACACGGCAGCGCGCTCCTTAAAGAGCGGGGGCAAGATACCAGCTAAGGTTTATGCGCAAAAGTGATGTTTTTGTATAAGGCAAGAACTAAAGATACTAAGAAGAACGGCGAATATGACCTTTTACCTTGAGGTGATGGATTGCCTGGTCTTAACTGTCATGGCGAACCACCCATAACCACAATAAAGGGGGAAGCCATGACCGACCATTCCGAACCAGACAGCCAGGACAGCCTCGCCGACGCCCGCGCCATTTTCGTACTGATAGTGCTGGTCGTCACCACTGCGGTGTTCTGGGTTAGCCAGCAGTAGCCTGTGAGGGCAACAAGAGCCAGCGATGGGCAGCCAGCGCTGGCTTTTTTGTGGCGCAGGGTCGAGGGGGGCCGAATGCTCGGCTCGGCTCGGTATACTGCGCGGCAAATTTCCCTGAATAACGATTCATGAGTGCTCTTTTGCGCATCTTTCTCGCTGCCTGCCTTCTGCTGACTTGGCTGCCGGCCCACGCGGCTTCGGTGGTCTTTCTCAATCCTGGTTATGCCCACGAGCGCTTCTGGGTCGATTACACGGCCTTCATGCAGGACGCTGCAGATGATCTGGGCATGCAGTTGCATGTGCTCTATGGCGCGCGGGATACGCAAACCATCCTGGCCAATGCCCATGCGGTGCTGCAACGCGAGGAGAAACCCGACTACCTGATCTTCGTCAACGAACAGTATGTGGGGCCGGAGATCCTCCGCCTGTATGCCGACAGCGGAATCAAGCTGCTGGCCCTGCACAGCACCCTGACGCCTGAGCAGCGAGCGCGTCTGGGGGGACCTCGGGAGAAGTACCGTAACTGGATAGGTAGCCTGGTCACCAATGACGAAGAGGCCGGCTACCTGATGGCCAAGGCGTTGATCGAGCTGGACCCTCAGGGCGAGATGGTGGCGTTCTCCGGCATCAAGCAGACGCCGTCGGCCACCCTGCGTGAGGCGGGCTTGAAGCGGGCTCTGGCCGAGCACCCGCAGGTGCGTCTGCGCCAGGTGCTGTTTGGTGAATGGAAGGAACAGCGTGCCTACGAGCAGGCCAAGGCCCTTTTACCGCGCTACCCGACTCTCCATCTGGTGTGGGCGGCTAATGACGAGATGGCCTTCGGTGTGATGCGGGCGGCTCGGGAGCAGGGGCGCAAGCTGCATTACGCGGGCCTGAACACTTCTGAGCGGGTGTTGCAGGCGCGGATTGATAAACGGATCGAGGTCCTGGTCGGCGGCCATACCATCCTTGGGGGCTGTGCCATGGTGCTGTTGCATGATCATGCGCGGGGCCTGGATTTCGCCGAGCGCGCGGCGGTACGGAGCAGCAGGCAAGACTCTTGCGCCTGCTGGATCAGCGTGAGGCGCAGAACCTGCTGGCGTACATGCACAAGCCCGGTGAAGGGCTGGACTTCAGACGTTTCAGTGCCGAGGGTAATCCGCAGATGCGGGAATATGCCTGTGCCATCGATGCCTTGTTGCGCTGAGTTCAGACTCCGGCGAAGTGCAGCACCAGCTGCACCACACTGAAGATCACCAGCACGAAGATGGCGGTGAACAGCACGCCGAGGATCACGAAGTGGCTCGGTTTGCCGCGACTGAAATCGCGGGCGCGGCGCTTGCCGCTCTGCACGCCGAAGGCTGCGGCCAGCACGCTTTGCAGCATCTCGCCGAAGGTCAGGGGCTTGTCGTTTTGCTCGTCGCTCATGGGCACCTCCTTTCCCACAGCGTAGCCGCAAGCCAGGCCACTGGCTCGGGGTTCAACTACAGGTCGGCATCCAGCGCCTGCACACGCTTGCGCTCCAACTCGTCAAAACGGCTGGCCTGCAGTTCGCTCAGGGCGTTCTGCAAATCGGTCTGGCTAAGCCCGGCGGCACGCAGGCGGTCACGTTCGCTGGCGTAGTCGCTGAGGCGCTGCTGCCACTCTGCCTGTTGCTGATCCAGCTCGGCCAGGCGCTGCGCCGCTTCGCTGCCCAGGGTCTGTTCGCGCAGCAGGCGGATTTCTTCGGCGCTGGCACCTTCGGCCTGCATGGCCTGGGTCGTCGCATAGAGTTCGCCATAACGGGTGCTTTCGCTGCGAGCCTGGCGCACGTCTTCGGGTAATTGTGCTTCCAGTTCGCTCAGCGCCTGTTGTTGCTGACTGTCGCTCAAACCCTGCTGCTTGCTGAGGGCCAAGCGCTGCAACATGTACTCGTCTTCGGCGTTTTCGCGGGCGAAGAATGCCTGGTATTCCTCGGTGGAGAAGAACTGCTGGCGTATGGCGTTGAGCGCTTCGTAGCGCTGGCGCAGGGTGTCAGGGTCCAGGGTGTTGTCGTGACGGGGCAGCACCTGCAGGGCGATGCGGTAATCCACATAGCGGCGCAGCAGGTCACGCGCCTGGTCCAGGGCAACACCTTGCAGCTGGGAGGCCAACTCGCGATGGATGCGCCGCAGAACCTTGTCGACCCCTTCTTCTTCCAGCCCGGCGAGGTAGAACTCGAACAGTTTTACCAGTGTTGCTTCGATCAATAACTGGCCCTGGGCATTCTGGCGCAGTTGCACGCCGTGATGGCTGCCCTGCAGGGAGGCAGGCAGTGGGCCGGGGTCGCTCAACTGGGCTGCTGGCGTCTGTTGCAGCTGCTGGTTGAGGGTGCTGGCCTGCTGGCTGCGCGGGTCAGTCGGGATCGCGCTGCTGGGCGCGCTCTGGGCCTGGGCAGTGGGCGGTGTGGCATCGCTGAGGAGCAGCGTGGTGCAAATGCCGAGTGCGCTGAAACCGGCGACGGCCAAGGCACTCAGAAGAAATCTGGTGGACATCGATAGCTCCTGACGACGGGCATGCGCGGAGGGGAGCCGGCATGCCCGCCTACAACTTACAGGCCGAGATTTTTCAGGCGATTGGCCTGATTCACGTAGAGGCTTTTCGGATTGGTTTCGAACAACGACACCAGCCCCAGAACCTGGTTGGTGACGTCCAGGTGGTTCATCATGTAGTTGTCCTTGAGCACCTTGCCGAAGTGGCTGGAGCAGCGCCCGGTCACACCGTCGTTGGATTCGCTGATGGCCAGCGAGGTGATGCCGAACAGTGGGTCGGAGATATCTATTCCGGTGGTCAGCTTCCAGGTGCCGCTCATGGAGTACATGCGCACGCTGTTGCCGGCAATGCTGGCGGTTTCCGGGCCAGCGCCGCAGGAGGTGGTGGGGATGCCGGTCGGGAATTTGGCGTTGTTGGCTGCGGAGCCGTTCTTGTTGAACTCGGCGAGCATGGCGCGGATGTCCGACTGGCTCTTCTTGTTGTTCGACATCAGGTTGACCAGGTCACCCACGGCGTTGGCGAATACGTCGAAGGCTACGCCCTGCAGGGTGCCGGATGGCGCGATGCCGGTGACCACGTCGGCGATTGGCGTGCCCTTGTGGGGTGTATTCAGGGTGGTGACCGAGGCGACCATGTCCGGCCGCGTGTTCATCACGTAGCGCGCGGTGATACCGCCCTGGCTGTGGCCGATCAGGTTGAACTTCTTCACGGTACCGCCAGAGGCGGCGCGGATCTGCTCAAGCTGGGCGATCAGTGCTTCGCCGCGCTTGGCCGAGCTGTCGAAGGCGTTGATCTTGGGTACATGGACCTTGGCCCCTTCGCCCTGCAGGGCGCTGGGAATCTTGTACCAGTAGTCGATGAAGGCAATGGTGTCGAAGGCAAAGATGCCAGGCACCAGGACGACGGGGTGTTTGGTTTGTGCCGTAGTACCAGCTGTGGCGGTGAGGGTCGTGCAAAGGCTGGCGGCAGCCAGTGTCGAGACGAGCAGCTTTTTCATGGAGGGTACCTGTGTGGATCTGTTTTTGTTTTTGTTGTGGCCCCGCACACAGCAGCGGAGGTGGCGGTTATCAGACCACCGCAACGCCGGTACGGCTTGTAAGAACTGATGAAAGCCAGTGCCTGGCGATAAAATAAATGTGATACACGTCACGCTGAGGCGGCGTCGGCTAGCCGAAAAATTCGTCCCTGTGTAACCCTTCGCCAACAAAAACAATAAGAGCAGCGGTGATCAGCCGACTGCCAGGTGGGGATCTTCATGCTGCCTATCGACGCGCCGGTCCTGCTCTATCTGTGGGACAAACGCACCTTTCATCTCGGTCAGTTCCACCAGTCACTGCAGCTTTCACAGGCTGCGGCGATGCTGCTGTTTGGCCTGGATGGCCCGCTCTATCTGGAGTCCCAGGGCAGTCAGGTGGTGTGTCATAGCGCGCTGTTGCCGGCCGGTTTGGATTTGAGCGTGGATAGTCGCTGCTCACGCGTAGCGATCTGTTATCTCGACGTTTTCGGCGAAGATTTCGCGCTGTTGGCGCCGCGCATGGCCTCCTGCCAGGCCAGTGTGCTGCACGGCCTGGATAGCGAGAGTGCCTGCATCCAGCGTTTCGACCAGTTGCACCGCAGCAGCGCATCGCCAGAGTTGCTCTACGCCTGGATGGATGAGCTGATCAATCCGCAGCAGCAGGTGCCGGACGGCTTCTCCCTCGATTCGCGCATCGTGCGTACCATCGAGCTAATCAAGGCCGATGTGTCGTGCAACCAGTCCATCGATTACCTGGCCCAGCAGGTCGGCCTGTCGGTGCCGCGCCTGACGCAATTGTTCCGCCAGAAGATCGGTATTCCGATTCGGCGCTACCGTCAGTGGCATCGCCTGTTCGTTACCTCGGTTGGCGTGGCGCGCGGCATGAGCCTGACCGAAGCGGCGGTGGCCGCCGGCTTCACCGATTCGGCGCATTTCAGCCACACCTTCCGCAGCATCATCGGCATGACTCCGTCTGCCGTGCTGGCACACCCTCATGGCGTGCGCTTGTTTGCCGGTTAGTTCTGGATTGAGCCGCTGCCGGCACTAGGGCAAGCTGCCAGGATTGATCACTACCGAGCCCGGCATGTCCGACAGCGACTTCCCCGATGACGCGCAGCAGAGCGAACGCACCCGCGAAGTCATCCTGCGTTACCACCTGAGCTGGAAGCACCGCGACCTCGAGGCGGTGCTGGCGCTGTATCACCCGGATATCGAATACAACGACTTCTTCCAGCAGCGTTGCATGCGCCTGGCCGAGCTGCGCGAGTACGTGCAGCACAACCTGCCGCGCCAGCCCGGCGAGGCGCTGGAACACAGCGACCGCATCCGTATCGACGGTCACACCGCGTTCATCCAGTACCGCCTGTGCCTGCAGGGCAGCGATGGCCTGGTGTCGTTTCGCAGCGGCGAGGCGATCACCGTGCGCGATGGGCTGATCTGGCGGATCAACGAGTACGCGACCTTGCTGCGCGAGGAACGGGCGGTCAGTGCCGGTGGCACCGCGCGCCCGGCCATCAGTCGCCTGGGCCTGTCGGCACGCCAGCTCGGTCAGCTCGCCCAGGACCTGCAGGAGTACTTCCAGCAGCACCAGCCTTTCCTCGACCCCGAGCTCAACCTGCAGCAGGTCGCTGCGGCCACCGGCTACAGCCGCAACCAGATTTCCCACCTACTCAACCAGGTGCTCGGGCAGAGCTTCTACCGCTACGTCAACCAGGCGCGCCTGCAGCACCTGCTCGATGGCCTGGCGGCCGGCAGCGATTCGCGTCCGGTGGATGAGCTGGCGTTCGCCGCCGGCTTCAATTCGCTGTCGGCCTTCTACAGCTGCTTCCGCCGGCATACCGGCCTGTCACCCAAGGCCTATCTCAAACAGATTTCCTTGCGGGCCCGCACGCACGACAAGCCCTGAGGCGACTGACTAGGCTCTGCGCATTCCCCCTTTGTGGAGCATGCAATGAGCGACTGGCGCACCCTCAGTCTGTGGATGGATCAGCTCGACGAGCCCCTTGAGCCACGGCCCGCCCTGGGCGCCGAGCTGCAGGCCGACGTGGCGATCATCGGCGCTGGTTACACCGGGCTG encodes:
- a CDS encoding YhdH/YhfP family quinone oxidoreductase → MTQFKALLVSENEGAFSAQVTERDTADLPVGDVLIRVQYSSLNYKDALSASGNRGVTRSYPHTPGIDAAGVVAESRVPEFAVGDEVIVTGYDLGMNTAGGFGQYIRVPAAWVIKRPAGLSLREAMLLGTAGLTAALCVDKLEQAGLTPEAGPVLVTGATGGVGSVAVALLARLGYSVAAATGKVEQGEFLRQLGAQQIVPRSELQEGIDKPMLKERWAGAVDTVGGDILFNVVKSLRYGASVACCGLTAGVGFKANVMPFILRGANLLGVDSVELPLVVKASMWDKLSVQWKLGNLEALAREVGLQALPQEIEQILAGKQVGRVLVNLG
- a CDS encoding hotdog fold domain-containing protein, which encodes MSQMMQMYQQAGPAQFSAMIGQVAPYFASIAPQFVELRAGYAEVTFAKRREVLNHLGTVHAIALCNAAELAAGTMTDASIPKGCRWIPRGMTVEYLAKADGDIRAVADGSAIDWSQLGDVKVPVMAYVGDKPVFRAEITMYVSQA
- a CDS encoding DUF934 domain-containing protein, which translates into the protein MQRIIKNGQVLDETWHLLPKDATLDGISNCDDLIVPLALWREHAHALKARDGGLGVWLEAGEEIEEIADQLDNFQVIALNFPAFTDGRHCSSAYLLRTRYGYKGEVRAIGDVLRDQLLSYQRVGFDAFALRADKDPLDALKAFEEFSEVYQASADQPQPLFRRRA
- a CDS encoding DUF2970 domain-containing protein; protein product: MSDEQNDKPLTFGEMLQSVLAAAFGVQSGKRRARDFSRGKPSHFVILGVLFTAIFVLVIFSVVQLVLHFAGV
- a CDS encoding AraC family transcriptional regulator; translated protein: MSDSDFPDDAQQSERTREVILRYHLSWKHRDLEAVLALYHPDIEYNDFFQQRCMRLAELREYVQHNLPRQPGEALEHSDRIRIDGHTAFIQYRLCLQGSDGLVSFRSGEAITVRDGLIWRINEYATLLREERAVSAGGTARPAISRLGLSARQLGQLAQDLQEYFQQHQPFLDPELNLQQVAAATGYSRNQISHLLNQVLGQSFYRYVNQARLQHLLDGLAAGSDSRPVDELAFAAGFNSLSAFYSCFRRHTGLSPKAYLKQISLRARTHDKP
- a CDS encoding AraC family transcriptional regulator, producing MLPIDAPVLLYLWDKRTFHLGQFHQSLQLSQAAAMLLFGLDGPLYLESQGSQVVCHSALLPAGLDLSVDSRCSRVAICYLDVFGEDFALLAPRMASCQASVLHGLDSESACIQRFDQLHRSSASPELLYAWMDELINPQQQVPDGFSLDSRIVRTIELIKADVSCNQSIDYLAQQVGLSVPRLTQLFRQKIGIPIRRYRQWHRLFVTSVGVARGMSLTEAAVAAGFTDSAHFSHTFRSIIGMTPSAVLAHPHGVRLFAG
- a CDS encoding lipase secretion chaperone, with protein sequence MSTRFLLSALAVAGFSALGICTTLLLSDATPPTAQAQSAPSSAIPTDPRSQQASTLNQQLQQTPAAQLSDPGPLPASLQGSHHGVQLRQNAQGQLLIEATLVKLFEFYLAGLEEEGVDKVLRRIHRELASQLQGVALDQARDLLRRYVDYRIALQVLPRHDNTLDPDTLRQRYEALNAIRQQFFSTEEYQAFFARENAEDEYMLQRLALSKQQGLSDSQQQQALSELEAQLPEDVRQARSESTRYGELYATTQAMQAEGASAEEIRLLREQTLGSEAAQRLAELDQQQAEWQQRLSDYASERDRLRAAGLSQTDLQNALSELQASRFDELERKRVQALDADL
- a CDS encoding nitrite/sulfite reductase, whose protein sequence is MYVYDEYDQRIVEDRVKQFRDQTRRYLAGELSGEEFRPLRLQNGLYIQRFAPMLRVAVPYGLMSSAQVRMMAKIARDYDKGYAHISTRQNVQFNWPDLEDVPDILAELATVQMHAIQTSGNCIRNTTTDQFAGVAKDELIDPRPWCEIIRQWSTFHPEFTHLPRKFKIAVNGAVSDRAAIEVHDIGLEAVQNAAGELGFRVSVGGGLGRTPIVGSFINEFLPWQHLISYLDAILRVYNRYGRRDNKYKARIKILVKALTPEVFAERVDAEWAHLKDGPTTLTEAEVARVAAHFIDPAYAALADQDAALAQLDAEHPGFARWRQRNTFAHKRPGYVAVTLSLKPTGVAPGDVTDKQLDAIADLADRYSFGEVRNSHNQNIILADVEQAQLFTLWGELRENGFATPNVGLLTDIICCPGGDFCSLANAKSIPIAEAIQRRFDDLDYLFDIGNIDLNISGCMNACGHHHVGHIGILGVDKKGQEFYQVSLGGSAGRDASLAQILGPSFAEADMADVIDKIIKVYVEQRTDEESFLDTFRRVGVDPFKERVYAANH
- a CDS encoding TetR/AcrR family transcriptional regulator, encoding MARPSRKNEILQAALACFTEFGVDATTIEMIRDRSGASIGSLYHHFGNKERIIAALYLAGTGEYAELLEQGFSTANSAEACVKLLVTSYIDWVAANPDWARFILHSRGRVEASERGDELREANRLHFQRIFEALSGYREQGLFKVMPADCFASVIIGPTHDFARNWLAGRTQTELADCRQLLAQVAWESVRANP
- a CDS encoding esterase/lipase family protein is translated as MKKLLVSTLAAASLCTTLTATAGTTAQTKHPVVLVPGIFAFDTIAFIDYWYKIPSALQGEGAKVHVPKINAFDSSAKRGEALIAQLEQIRAASGGTVKKFNLIGHSQGGITARYVMNTRPDMVASVTTLNTPHKGTPIADVVTGIAPSGTLQGVAFDVFANAVGDLVNLMSNNKKSQSDIRAMLAEFNKNGSAANNAKFPTGIPTTSCGAGPETASIAGNSVRMYSMSGTWKLTTGIDISDPLFGITSLAISESNDGVTGRCSSHFGKVLKDNYMMNHLDVTNQVLGLVSLFETNPKSLYVNQANRLKNLGL